In Streptomyces sp. NBC_00414, a single window of DNA contains:
- a CDS encoding GTP-binding protein → MDSVVSDVSRVSDVSRSSGLPEGVEPDEELKAWQKDRTRAPIATKIVVAGGFGVGKTTLVTAVSEITPLQTEALMTRASEGTDDLSSTPEKTTTTVAMDFGRITLDDDLVLYLFGTPGQQRFWFMWDDLVRGAIGAVVLADTRRLKDCWPALDYFESCGLPYVVAVNHFDGSERFEPGDVREALTIPRHIPVMIMDARRRISVIEALLALVGHALDVSPE, encoded by the coding sequence GTGGACTCCGTCGTCTCTGACGTCTCCCGCGTCTCGGATGTCTCCCGATCGTCCGGCCTCCCCGAAGGCGTGGAGCCCGACGAGGAGTTGAAGGCCTGGCAGAAGGATCGGACCCGCGCTCCGATCGCCACGAAGATAGTGGTGGCGGGTGGCTTCGGGGTGGGCAAGACCACCCTCGTCACCGCCGTCTCCGAGATCACGCCTCTCCAGACGGAGGCGCTGATGACCCGGGCGAGCGAGGGCACCGACGACCTCAGCTCGACCCCGGAGAAGACCACCACCACCGTGGCCATGGACTTCGGCCGCATCACGCTCGACGACGACCTGGTGCTGTACCTGTTCGGTACGCCCGGGCAGCAGCGGTTCTGGTTCATGTGGGACGACTTGGTGCGTGGCGCGATAGGCGCCGTGGTCCTCGCCGACACCCGGCGCCTGAAGGACTGCTGGCCGGCGCTCGACTACTTCGAGAGCTGCGGGCTGCCGTACGTCGTCGCCGTCAACCACTTCGACGGCAGTGAGCGGTTCGAGCCGGGCGATGTGCGGGAGGCCCTCACGATCCCCCGGCACATACCTGTCATGATCATGGACGCGCGCCGCAGGATCTCGGTGATCGAGGCACTGCTGGCGCTGGTGGGGCACGCGCTCGACGTCAGCCCCGAATAG
- a CDS encoding DUF742 domain-containing protein — protein sequence MSGTPRLPVRGGDRKPARVRPYSLTGGRTRFGHVLLVETFVAALEAPAERPELENGSLSTRVMPEMRAIVELCRRMRTVAEVAALLKMPLGVVRVLLSDLADQGKIRVYGTGHGPGQPDRALLERVLSGLRRL from the coding sequence GTGAGCGGCACGCCCAGGCTGCCGGTCCGCGGCGGCGACCGCAAACCGGCCCGCGTCCGCCCGTACTCGCTCACCGGCGGCCGTACGCGCTTCGGGCACGTGCTGCTCGTCGAGACGTTCGTGGCCGCACTTGAGGCCCCGGCGGAGCGCCCCGAACTGGAGAATGGTTCACTCTCCACCCGGGTGATGCCGGAGATGAGGGCCATCGTCGAACTCTGCCGCCGCATGCGTACGGTGGCCGAGGTCGCGGCCCTTCTGAAGATGCCGCTCGGCGTGGTCCGGGTGCTCCTCAGCGACCTGGCGGACCAGGGCAAGATCCGTGTGTACGGAACAGGGCACGGCCCGGGACAGCCGGACCGCGCTCTGCTGGAAAGGGTGCTGAGTGGACTCCGTCGTCTCTGA
- a CDS encoding roadblock/LC7 domain-containing protein yields MTASSTFGLSHEARNLHWLLTNLVEEVPGLLSVAVVSSDGLLLLSSDPGRNAQARQDEGRPSGPRGSAADLATIVSGIGSLAIGAAKLMDGGAVKQTMVAMEEGGLFVMSISDGSLLGVHGAPDCDMSVVAYHMALFVGRAGHVLTPELRSELRQSIETTSIKTTTMETAK; encoded by the coding sequence TTGACCGCGTCCAGTACCTTCGGACTGAGCCACGAAGCCCGTAACCTGCACTGGCTGCTGACGAACCTCGTCGAGGAGGTGCCGGGCCTCCTGTCGGTCGCGGTGGTCTCCTCCGACGGCCTGTTGCTGCTCTCCTCCGACCCCGGGAGGAACGCGCAGGCGCGGCAGGACGAAGGGAGACCCTCGGGTCCCCGGGGCTCCGCGGCGGACCTGGCCACCATCGTCTCCGGCATCGGCAGCCTCGCCATCGGCGCCGCCAAGCTGATGGACGGCGGCGCCGTCAAGCAGACGATGGTCGCGATGGAGGAGGGCGGGCTCTTCGTCATGTCGATCAGCGACGGTTCGCTGCTCGGCGTGCACGGCGCCCCCGACTGCGACATGAGCGTCGTCGCGTACCACATGGCGCTCTTCGTGGGCCGTGCCGGACACGTCCTGACTCCCGAACTCCGCAGCGAGCTGCGCCAGTCGATCGAGACCACGTCGATCAAGACCACGACGATGGAGACCGCGAAGTGA
- a CDS encoding sensor histidine kinase produces MRAPVQKMRPRRKGRQPASGGASGHTPNSPAPQDTPDPAGRGRPAHVRSRLIVAVAVVAAAIAGAGAPSVIAASGQLNDSQNLVTSAERTQDALALAHSLADERDEVTSFLAAGRPKGDGPSERRSARVDRQVDELRVAAVEADAPASFLKTLDAIAAVRRAALTGESSALDAHRAYSTALTELHGLAEDLAEKIPPRAGSGAHALADLDTAVQQAASTRGLLLAALSVPTSKQTTTDPITGLPTTTTTSSAAATKQRNALTAAAQQGYVREQAALADFAGTAPKADRASYDSTVNGPDVEAAEKYLGSLADQPTLSDAELATSTKKLDAALSSRVELMRGVEASLNTQRAEELAQLRDDDVTGLEIRVAILGALMLLAVGVSTGMARSLTRPLSVLRRGSARLAAEPGTGEPVKFTGRNDEFAQVVRSVNTLHTHALALQERLGTLEGDRKHLIGQRQKMADERDRFRTELAEAAAHLEQVRQNIHGTFVSLALRTLGLVERQLGVIEGLEEREQDPERLATLFKLDHFATVMRRHSENLLVLAGAEHGHQHPGPVPLVDVVRAAVSEVERYERVRISALPPHAHLAGFAADDISHLVAELLENASSFSPPDIPVEVSGWLLESGEVMLSVQDEGIGMTGERLERLNTRLAAFDPEDAYDEESGEGLGLGLYVVARLAHRHGVRVQLREQKQGGITAVVVLPKALLAAGPTVAVPQAATTRTPGGASAMSLPGADAEVNSNVLYGRQGRDPLIAAAEETLRETDGAGSTLAPGPAATAEPAATAGTAATADPTGPSDPAESSEPSGPEQPSASEQLPASAAPEADQPAGPETTMVLMAPVPPASPAGEPAEPGAASPSDAPAIRLPAQAGADHRTTASRTAPARPADPYAIGPDAHDRVPDGPQDAQDSADPQGAQETPERVTDKGLPKRTPKLAAPAPAAGPRSAPVDAEALRRRLGGFHRGASEGRREAEAEIAEQTSELQTPAEHAVETRGDTVEEASS; encoded by the coding sequence ATGCGAGCACCGGTGCAGAAAATGCGGCCTCGGCGCAAAGGCAGGCAGCCGGCCTCGGGTGGAGCCTCAGGGCACACCCCGAACTCACCGGCACCGCAGGACACTCCGGATCCCGCGGGACGCGGTCGCCCCGCTCACGTACGCAGTCGGCTGATCGTCGCCGTCGCCGTCGTGGCCGCGGCGATCGCCGGAGCGGGCGCTCCGTCCGTGATAGCCGCCTCCGGGCAGCTGAACGACTCACAGAATCTGGTGACGTCCGCCGAGCGGACCCAGGACGCGCTGGCCCTCGCGCACTCACTGGCCGACGAGCGCGACGAGGTCACCTCCTTTCTCGCGGCCGGCCGGCCCAAGGGTGACGGCCCCTCGGAGCGGCGCAGCGCCCGCGTGGACCGTCAGGTCGACGAGCTGCGCGTCGCCGCCGTCGAGGCGGACGCCCCCGCGTCCTTCCTGAAGACGCTCGACGCGATCGCCGCCGTCCGCCGAGCGGCGCTCACCGGCGAGAGCAGCGCCCTCGACGCGCACCGGGCGTACTCGACGGCCCTCACCGAACTCCACGGGCTCGCCGAGGACCTCGCCGAGAAGATTCCGCCCCGCGCGGGCTCCGGCGCGCACGCCCTCGCCGACCTCGACACCGCCGTCCAGCAGGCCGCCTCGACCCGCGGTCTGCTCCTCGCGGCGCTGAGCGTGCCCACCAGCAAGCAGACCACCACCGACCCCATCACGGGCCTGCCGACCACGACCACCACCTCGTCGGCCGCCGCGACCAAGCAGCGCAACGCGCTCACGGCCGCGGCCCAGCAGGGGTACGTCCGTGAGCAGGCGGCCCTGGCCGACTTCGCCGGCACGGCACCTAAGGCGGACCGGGCCTCGTACGACTCCACGGTCAACGGACCCGATGTCGAGGCCGCCGAGAAGTACCTCGGGAGCCTGGCGGACCAGCCCACCCTCTCCGACGCCGAACTGGCCACCAGCACCAAGAAGCTGGACGCGGCGCTCTCCTCCCGCGTCGAGCTGATGCGCGGCGTCGAGGCGTCGCTCAACACCCAGCGTGCCGAGGAACTCGCCCAGCTGCGCGACGACGACGTCACCGGGCTGGAGATCCGTGTCGCGATCCTCGGCGCGCTGATGCTGCTCGCCGTCGGCGTCTCCACCGGGATGGCCCGGTCGCTCACGCGCCCGCTGTCCGTCCTGCGCCGCGGTTCGGCACGGCTGGCCGCCGAGCCCGGCACCGGCGAGCCGGTCAAGTTCACCGGCCGCAACGACGAGTTCGCCCAGGTCGTGCGCTCCGTCAACACGCTCCACACGCACGCCCTCGCGCTCCAGGAGCGCCTCGGCACGCTGGAGGGCGACCGCAAGCACCTCATCGGCCAGCGCCAGAAGATGGCGGACGAGCGCGACAGGTTCCGTACCGAACTCGCCGAGGCCGCCGCCCATCTGGAACAGGTCCGGCAGAACATCCACGGCACCTTCGTCAGCCTGGCCCTGCGCACCCTGGGCCTGGTCGAGCGGCAGCTCGGAGTCATCGAGGGACTGGAGGAGCGCGAGCAGGACCCCGAGCGCCTCGCCACCCTCTTCAAGCTCGACCACTTCGCCACCGTCATGCGCCGCCACAGCGAGAACCTGCTGGTCCTCGCGGGCGCGGAGCACGGCCACCAGCACCCCGGGCCCGTCCCGCTGGTCGACGTCGTGCGCGCGGCCGTCAGCGAGGTCGAACGCTACGAGCGCGTCCGGATCTCCGCGCTGCCGCCGCACGCGCACCTCGCCGGGTTCGCGGCGGACGACATCAGCCACCTGGTGGCCGAACTCCTGGAGAACGCCTCCTCCTTCTCGCCGCCCGACATCCCCGTCGAGGTCTCCGGCTGGCTCCTGGAGAGCGGCGAGGTCATGCTCTCCGTCCAGGACGAGGGCATCGGCATGACCGGTGAGCGGCTGGAGCGCCTCAACACCCGTCTCGCGGCCTTCGATCCGGAGGACGCGTACGACGAGGAGAGCGGCGAGGGACTCGGGCTCGGCCTGTACGTGGTGGCCCGGCTCGCCCACCGGCACGGTGTACGTGTGCAGTTGCGCGAGCAGAAGCAGGGCGGCATCACGGCAGTCGTGGTCCTGCCCAAGGCGCTGCTCGCCGCCGGGCCCACCGTGGCCGTCCCCCAGGCGGCCACCACCCGCACTCCCGGGGGCGCGTCCGCGATGTCCCTGCCGGGCGCGGACGCCGAGGTCAACTCCAATGTCCTGTACGGCCGTCAGGGCCGGGACCCGCTGATCGCGGCGGCGGAGGAGACCCTGCGCGAGACGGACGGGGCGGGCTCCACTCTCGCCCCCGGGCCCGCCGCCACCGCGGAGCCTGCTGCCACCGCCGGAACCGCTGCCACCGCCGACCCGACGGGGCCGTCCGACCCGGCGGAGTCCTCCGAGCCGTCCGGGCCCGAGCAACCCTCCGCGTCCGAGCAGCTCCCCGCGTCCGCGGCCCCGGAGGCGGACCAGCCCGCCGGCCCCGAGACCACCATGGTCCTCATGGCCCCGGTGCCCCCCGCGTCCCCGGCCGGCGAGCCCGCCGAACCCGGCGCCGCGTCCCCCTCGGACGCCCCGGCCATCCGGCTGCCCGCCCAGGCCGGCGCGGACCACCGCACCACGGCTTCCCGTACCGCGCCCGCCCGCCCCGCCGACCCGTACGCGATCGGTCCCGACGCCCACGACCGCGTCCCGGACGGACCGCAGGACGCACAGGATTCAGCGGATCCGCAGGGGGCACAGGAGACGCCGGAGCGGGTCACCGACAAGGGGCTGCCCAAGCGGACCCCGAAGCTCGCCGCGCCCGCGCCGGCCGCGGGCCCGCGCTCGGCGCCCGTCGACGCCGAGGCACTGCGCCGCCGCCTCGGCGGATTCCACCGGGGGGCCAGCGAGGGCCGCCGCGAGGCCGAAGCGGAGATCGCCGAACAGACGTCGGAGCTGCAGACGCCCGCCGAACATGCCGTAGAAACCAGGGGGGACACAGTCGAGGAGGCAAGCAGTTGA
- a CDS encoding MarR family winged helix-turn-helix transcriptional regulator has translation MHEGGNGEGHRTGSGVPGSGVDHSPVDHGPVDQEFLALERELTVLLRRARASSGEMVREVHPDLESSAYGLLVRLEERGRQRATELAAYIGVGKATMSRQLRALEELGLVAREPDPADGRAWLVHLTDVGRERFGTVRDARRARYVRELASWDRGEVAELARLLHRLNRGVERG, from the coding sequence GTGCACGAGGGCGGTAACGGCGAGGGGCACCGGACGGGATCCGGTGTCCCGGGGAGTGGTGTGGACCACAGCCCGGTGGATCACGGTCCCGTGGACCAGGAGTTCCTGGCGCTGGAACGTGAGTTGACCGTCCTGCTGAGGCGGGCGCGGGCCTCCTCCGGTGAGATGGTCCGCGAGGTCCACCCCGACCTGGAGTCCTCCGCCTACGGGCTCCTCGTGCGGCTGGAGGAGCGCGGGCGGCAGCGGGCCACCGAGCTGGCCGCCTACATCGGTGTCGGCAAGGCGACGATGTCGCGGCAGCTGCGGGCGCTGGAGGAACTCGGGCTCGTCGCCCGGGAGCCGGATCCCGCGGACGGGCGGGCGTGGCTCGTGCATCTCACCGACGTGGGGCGGGAGCGGTTCGGGACCGTTCGGGATGCTCGGCGGGCGCGGTACGTCCGTGAACTGGCCAGTTGGGACCGGGGTGAAGTGGCTGAGCTGGCGCGGTTGCTGCACCGCCTGAACCGGGGGGTCGAACGGGGCTGA
- a CDS encoding lysozyme: MYVHRSGTAPRSRALDHLRTRLGAMGILLLAFTLLLAHPARAADVPARGSAYMGMGVIPHDGQDGLPTPGDATQTEGVDVSSHQGNVAWSTLWSSGVKWAYVKATEGTYYTNPYFTQQYNGSYNVGMIRGAYHFATPDTTGGAAQANYFVNNGGGWSKDGRTLPGALDIEWNPYGAACYGKSQSAMVTWIRDFLNQYKARTGRDAVIYSATSWWTQCTGNYAGFASANPLWIARYASAVGTLPAGWSFYTMWQYTSSGPTVGDHDKFNGALDRVVALANG; this comes from the coding sequence ATGTACGTGCACAGATCCGGAACGGCCCCCCGCTCGCGCGCACTGGACCATCTCAGAACGCGGCTCGGCGCGATGGGCATCCTGCTCCTGGCCTTCACCCTGCTCCTCGCCCACCCCGCCCGGGCGGCCGACGTCCCGGCCCGCGGCTCCGCGTACATGGGCATGGGCGTCATCCCGCACGACGGCCAGGACGGCCTGCCGACCCCGGGCGACGCCACCCAGACGGAGGGCGTGGACGTCAGCAGCCACCAGGGCAACGTCGCCTGGTCGACCCTGTGGAGCAGCGGGGTCAAATGGGCCTACGTGAAGGCCACCGAGGGGACCTACTACACGAACCCCTACTTCACCCAGCAGTACAACGGCTCGTACAACGTCGGCATGATCCGGGGCGCGTACCACTTCGCGACCCCCGACACGACGGGCGGCGCCGCCCAGGCCAACTACTTCGTGAACAACGGCGGCGGCTGGTCGAAGGACGGCAGGACACTGCCGGGCGCCCTCGACATCGAGTGGAACCCGTACGGGGCGGCCTGTTACGGCAAGTCGCAGAGCGCGATGGTCACCTGGATCCGCGACTTCCTGAACCAGTACAAGGCCCGCACCGGCCGTGACGCGGTCATCTACTCGGCCACCAGCTGGTGGACCCAGTGCACCGGGAACTACGCCGGTTTCGCCTCCGCCAACCCGCTCTGGATCGCCCGGTACGCCTCGGCGGTGGGCACCCTTCCGGCGGGCTGGAGCTTCTACACGATGTGGCAGTACACGTCCTCCGGCCCCACGGTCGGCGACCACGACAAGTTCAACGGCGCCCTCGACCGCGTGGTGGCACTGGCCAACGGCTGA
- the lon gene encoding endopeptidase La: protein MTLTSEPLTLPVLPLDDEVVLPGMVVPLDLSDADVRAAVEAAQAAARSTGASKPRVLLVPRIDGTYANTGVLGTVEQVGRLADGDPGALIRGRGRVRVGAGTTGPGAALWVEGVQVEETVPDPLPGSVTELVKEYKALATEWLKKRAAWQVVDRVQQIDDVSTLADNSGYSPFLTTAQKVELLETTDPVARLKLATEHLREHLAEQDVAESIAKDVQEGVDKQQREFLLRRQLDAVRKELRELNGEAEGEESDDYRARVEAADLPEKVREAALKEVEKLERSSDQSPEGSWIRTWLDTVLELPWNERTQDEYDIQGAKTVLDAEHAGLDDVKERITEYLAVRKRRNDRGLGVVGGRRGGAVLALVGPPGVGKTSLGESVAHAMGRKFVRVALGGVRDEAEIRGHRRTYVGALPGRIVRAVKEAGSMNPVVLLDEIDKVGSDFRGDPAAALLEVLDPAQNHTFRDHYLEVELDLSDVVFLATANVLEAIPEALLDRMELVRLDGYTEDEKVVIARDHLLPRQLERAGLEKAEVTLDESALRRLAGEYTREAGVRNLERSVARLLRKIAAQHELGERKLPFTVGADDLRALIGRPHHVPESAQDPAERRTAVPGVATGLAVTGAGGDVLFVEASLADPETGAAGLTLTGQLGDVMKESAKIALSFLRSHGAELELPVADLKDRGVHIHFPAGAVPKDGPSAGVTMTTALASLLSGRLVRTDVAMTGEVSLTGRVLPIGGVKQKLLAAHRAGVTTVIIPKRNEADLDDVPAEVLEKLDVHAVTDVRQVLELALAPATSGAATEVPVAA, encoded by the coding sequence ATGACTTTGACGTCCGAACCGCTCACTCTGCCCGTGCTGCCGCTGGACGACGAGGTCGTGCTGCCCGGCATGGTGGTGCCCTTGGATCTCAGTGACGCCGATGTACGCGCCGCGGTGGAGGCCGCGCAGGCCGCGGCCCGTTCCACCGGTGCCAGCAAGCCGAGGGTGCTTCTTGTTCCGCGGATCGACGGCACGTACGCGAACACGGGGGTGCTCGGCACGGTCGAGCAGGTCGGGCGCCTCGCCGACGGTGACCCCGGTGCCCTGATCCGCGGTCGCGGCAGGGTGCGTGTGGGCGCCGGTACGACCGGTCCTGGCGCGGCCCTGTGGGTGGAGGGTGTGCAGGTCGAGGAGACCGTGCCCGACCCGCTGCCCGGCTCCGTGACCGAGCTGGTCAAGGAGTACAAGGCGCTGGCCACAGAGTGGCTGAAGAAGCGTGCCGCCTGGCAGGTCGTGGACCGCGTCCAGCAGATCGACGACGTGTCCACGCTCGCCGACAACTCCGGATACTCGCCGTTCCTGACCACCGCCCAGAAGGTCGAGCTCCTTGAGACCACCGACCCGGTGGCCCGGCTGAAGCTCGCCACCGAGCACCTGCGCGAGCACCTCGCCGAGCAGGACGTCGCCGAGTCCATCGCCAAGGACGTGCAGGAAGGTGTGGACAAGCAGCAGCGGGAGTTCCTGCTGCGGCGGCAGCTGGACGCGGTCCGCAAGGAGCTGCGCGAGCTGAACGGCGAGGCGGAGGGCGAGGAGTCCGACGACTACCGGGCCCGCGTCGAGGCCGCCGACCTCCCCGAGAAGGTCCGTGAGGCCGCGCTCAAGGAGGTCGAGAAGCTGGAGCGCTCCAGCGACCAGTCGCCCGAGGGCTCCTGGATCCGCACCTGGCTCGACACCGTGCTCGAACTCCCCTGGAACGAGCGCACGCAGGACGAGTACGACATCCAGGGCGCCAAGACCGTCCTGGACGCCGAGCACGCCGGTCTGGACGACGTGAAGGAGCGGATCACCGAGTACCTGGCGGTCCGCAAGCGCCGTAACGACCGTGGACTCGGTGTCGTGGGCGGGCGTCGCGGCGGCGCCGTGCTCGCGCTCGTCGGCCCGCCCGGCGTCGGCAAGACCTCGCTCGGCGAGTCCGTCGCGCACGCCATGGGCCGCAAGTTCGTCCGGGTCGCCCTCGGCGGCGTACGGGACGAGGCGGAGATCCGCGGACACCGGCGTACGTACGTCGGCGCGCTGCCCGGCCGGATCGTGCGGGCCGTCAAGGAGGCCGGGTCCATGAACCCGGTGGTCCTCCTCGACGAGATCGACAAGGTGGGCTCCGACTTCCGGGGCGACCCGGCGGCGGCCCTCCTCGAAGTCCTCGACCCGGCCCAGAACCACACCTTCCGGGACCACTACCTGGAGGTCGAGCTCGACCTGAGCGACGTCGTCTTCCTGGCCACGGCCAACGTGCTGGAGGCCATCCCGGAGGCCCTGCTCGACCGCATGGAACTGGTGCGGCTCGACGGGTACACCGAGGACGAGAAGGTCGTCATCGCCCGGGACCACCTGCTCCCGCGCCAGCTGGAGCGGGCCGGTCTGGAGAAGGCCGAGGTCACCCTCGACGAGAGCGCGCTGCGCAGGCTGGCCGGCGAGTACACCCGTGAGGCGGGCGTCCGGAACCTGGAGCGGTCCGTCGCGCGGCTGCTCCGCAAGATCGCGGCGCAGCACGAGCTCGGCGAGCGGAAGCTGCCGTTCACGGTCGGCGCGGACGATCTGCGCGCGCTGATCGGCAGGCCGCACCACGTGCCCGAGTCCGCCCAGGACCCGGCCGAGCGCCGCACGGCGGTGCCCGGCGTGGCGACCGGCCTCGCGGTCACCGGCGCGGGCGGTGACGTCCTCTTCGTCGAGGCGTCGCTTGCCGACCCGGAGACGGGCGCGGCGGGCCTGACCCTCACCGGCCAGCTGGGCGACGTGATGAAGGAGTCGGCGAAGATCGCGCTCTCCTTCCTCCGCTCCCACGGCGCCGAACTGGAACTGCCCGTCGCCGACCTCAAGGACCGGGGCGTGCACATCCACTTCCCGGCGGGCGCGGTACCGAAGGACGGCCCGAGCGCGGGTGTCACGATGACGACCGCACTGGCCTCGCTGCTCTCCGGCCGCCTGGTCCGTACGGACGTGGCCATGACGGGCGAGGTCTCGCTCACCGGCCGGGTGCTGCCGATCGGCGGCGTCAAGCAGAAGCTGCTCGCCGCGCACCGGGCGGGTGTCACCACGGTGATCATCCCGAAGCGCAACGAGGCCGACCTGGACGACGTACCGGCCGAGGTTCTGGAGAAGCTCGACGTCCACGCGGTGACGGACGTCCGCCAGGTCCTGGAACTGGCGCTCGCGCCGGCGACGAGCGGCGCGGCGACGGAGGTTCCGGTGGCGGCGTGA
- a CDS encoding GNAT family N-acetyltransferase produces the protein MPNATVRAWVDGWALSRGAAPPLAEPWGYTVDVGQAGHVTRHVLGATEEQVEEATVRKVADAVSGAGVWLKVFTAPARVAPWLGDGWWVKPGTSYLMSTPLAPGPAPDMPDGYRLRAWSRGGVTRVLVAAADGSLAARGQIAPTGLTAVADQIETAPAHRRRGLGRFVMGTLTHAAIAQGAGTGVLAATPEGRGLYEALGWSVEARLTSARFSPDPLDSPAAPDAPNAPDPGK, from the coding sequence GTGCCGAACGCGACCGTGCGGGCCTGGGTGGACGGATGGGCACTCTCGCGCGGGGCGGCGCCCCCGCTGGCCGAGCCCTGGGGATACACGGTGGACGTGGGCCAGGCCGGGCACGTCACCCGGCATGTGCTGGGCGCGACGGAGGAGCAGGTCGAGGAGGCCACGGTCCGGAAGGTCGCCGACGCGGTGTCCGGCGCCGGAGTCTGGCTCAAGGTCTTCACGGCGCCCGCCCGGGTCGCGCCCTGGCTCGGGGACGGCTGGTGGGTCAAACCGGGGACCAGCTATCTGATGTCGACCCCCCTTGCCCCGGGCCCCGCGCCGGACATGCCGGACGGCTACCGGCTGCGCGCCTGGTCCCGAGGCGGAGTCACGCGGGTCCTCGTCGCCGCGGCGGACGGTTCGCTGGCCGCGCGCGGGCAGATCGCGCCGACCGGCCTCACCGCGGTCGCCGACCAGATCGAGACGGCGCCCGCGCACCGGCGCAGGGGCCTGGGCCGCTTCGTCATGGGCACCCTCACTCACGCGGCGATCGCCCAGGGCGCCGGGACCGGCGTCCTGGCGGCGACACCGGAGGGGCGGGGTCTGTACGAGGCACTCGGGTGGAGCGTGGAGGCGAGGCTGACGAGCGCGAGGTTCTCCCCTGACCCTTTGGACTCCCCGGCCGCTCCGGACGCCCCGAACGCCCCGGACCCCGGGAAGTGA
- a CDS encoding rhomboid-like protein codes for MEWSAARKGRGDLRGRPPPDPHPTPRRPQAWLRLLPTPTGTPFTFGYAVVLALTSLFTEYADAGLVGRVLQGSSTDVAHLARAPAHVLVASALWVAGGITSVYVIAFLLVLTALERRIGGWRAAGVFLLGHGVATLATEIPVGLSVLLGHLPDSSLHRYDYGISFGVAASVGALAGLLGLWPRWILLAVSAWLVVEGLVAFTDPLTDWGHLLALTIGVATWPWVRRSRKAAVAAAAASAESVTAATPP; via the coding sequence ATGGAGTGGAGCGCGGCCCGTAAGGGGCGCGGGGACCTGCGCGGCCGGCCCCCACCGGACCCGCACCCGACACCGAGGCGCCCCCAGGCCTGGCTCCGCCTCCTCCCCACCCCCACCGGCACCCCCTTCACCTTCGGGTACGCCGTCGTTCTCGCCCTCACCTCGCTCTTCACCGAGTACGCCGACGCGGGCCTGGTGGGCCGGGTGCTCCAGGGCTCCAGCACGGACGTGGCGCACCTGGCGCGGGCTCCGGCGCACGTGCTGGTCGCCAGTGCGCTGTGGGTCGCCGGCGGGATCACCTCGGTGTACGTGATCGCCTTCCTGCTGGTGCTCACCGCGTTGGAGCGGCGGATCGGCGGGTGGCGCGCGGCGGGTGTCTTCCTGCTGGGGCATGGCGTGGCGACGCTGGCCACCGAGATACCCGTCGGCCTCTCGGTCCTCCTCGGGCACCTTCCGGACAGTTCACTCCACCGCTACGACTACGGCATCAGCTTCGGTGTCGCGGCGAGCGTGGGCGCCCTGGCCGGGCTGCTGGGGCTCTGGCCGCGCTGGATCCTGCTCGCGGTGTCCGCCTGGCTGGTCGTCGAGGGCCTGGTCGCCTTCACGGACCCCCTGACCGACTGGGGGCACCTGCTGGCCCTGACCATCGGGGTCGCCACCTGGCCGTGGGTGCGACGCTCCCGGAAGGCGGCGGTGGCCGCCGCGGCTGCGTCGGCCGAGTCGGTCACCGCGGCCACTCCACCTTGA
- a CDS encoding spermidine synthase, whose translation MTTAYDAPHGVPEVIDRREGPYGEVVLRRHGGLLQIIANGCFLMDTSDGRSERLLVDAALGALDDRPAPEVLIGGLGVGFSLAHAVAEPRWGRIAVVERERAIIDWHRSGPLAELSARALGDPRTEVIEVDLVAHVNETSDTYDVLCLDIDNGPEWTVTEGNEGLYSPAGLAACARVLRPGGVLAVWSAKPSPDFARTLRNAGFQRVRTEEIPVARGVPDVVHLAVRPG comes from the coding sequence ATGACCACCGCGTACGACGCTCCGCACGGCGTCCCCGAAGTCATCGACCGCCGCGAGGGGCCGTACGGCGAGGTCGTGCTGCGTCGGCACGGCGGACTGCTGCAGATCATCGCCAACGGCTGTTTCCTCATGGACACCTCCGACGGCCGCTCGGAGAGGCTGCTGGTCGACGCCGCGCTCGGCGCGCTGGACGACCGCCCCGCGCCGGAGGTCCTGATCGGCGGCCTGGGCGTCGGCTTCTCCCTAGCCCATGCGGTGGCCGAGCCCCGCTGGGGCCGTATCGCGGTCGTCGAGCGGGAGCGGGCGATCATCGACTGGCACCGGTCCGGGCCGCTCGCGGAGCTGTCGGCCCGCGCGCTCGGGGACCCTCGCACCGAGGTCATCGAGGTCGATCTCGTCGCCCACGTCAATGAGACATCCGACACGTACGACGTATTGTGCCTCGACATCGACAACGGACCCGAATGGACCGTCACGGAGGGCAACGAAGGGCTGTACTCGCCGGCCGGACTCGCCGCGTGCGCACGGGTGTTGAGGCCGGGTGGGGTACTCGCTGTTTGGTCGGCCAAACCTTCGCCTGATTTCGCAAGAACCTTGCGGAATGCCGGGTTCCAGCGGGTGCGTACCGAAGAGATCCCCGTTGCCCGGGGCGTTCCGGACGTGGTGCATCTCGCGGTAAGACCTGGATAG